A window from Vanessa atalanta chromosome 16, ilVanAtal1.2, whole genome shotgun sequence encodes these proteins:
- the LOC125069976 gene encoding uncharacterized protein LOC125069976 isoform X4 — translation MKKRTISKLKSIFGSKKGKRQQEQQQSLKSSRSPSPDLHSPASTGSESFRPIQRTPTPTRVGPPPSPPVPTNPIVPVAPEPSGPLPLSPCPVCGRTFVPQSLAKHVKICEKMTVKKRKTFDSSRQRREGTDLEQYLPKNFGLPENSPFLEKSPPNTAKAAPKPKNHSVRSAIMKPAADLQKCPHCNRAFGLRAFERHVEWCADKAKILPAAPGQPPPHIADAKQRLNARTQYKAPPVRGRRSSQTREKSSNSRSASVESTRGISPPREYGDYRHTRTRASESVSSNDYHEENITHVPVIRNSRIGQNNSSGDANVKARQARLARDLSSSRLDDNYDPFVSAAKQMKELMSSDTNIPKKNNNPKDSNRTLPSLRPKEKLSTSYRTENTKMIKDTINKTYQKTPTLQRMKSFGSSNNDNSSQSFGGRCSSFRLNRNDKKPSQKLNTTFTKSSKENISSTEKSYLCRTSNLNRSFSSYSNSSYSTPKLKDKIPKISQSMHHGFQRSTIKQPLKLDKINKTDEKKDFVNLDAILSSDNTSMTDSNYIDPRLINENDNLPINVNTILNNPDIISSMESLLTTENLPAKFDSFSAVKNNVKDSCNKIDKNDNFTNNKMNPPLLSEFNSQYEKMMSSLEQSIASKTSIRDDDSLCEDFDLEEFMISFDEEVHKQKIENKRTCSSTTRIVSKSDLSNNVSTETKVVNSPKVVNSGRNGLIPVNKSNSLIFSSNNIVSDKIFPSSIKRSTSLLDSIQKKTGTKLDNSKGRHKTDQLEDDLMQSLKDFDNFYESERIENQSSNKEVVNNNKIIYNDKSKKEFRRKVDHKPNKHETNHNGNYTPNGKSTNDSAYSRLVSLNRISPSKLSLCNAKEQNGVTSLEPVGSDSNSSHKDDVRSISSEEFLAMERSAELDGPIPRTETHKELETPAINDKKVSSRASSRHSPTWRPRHETLSSSGSETSLHRQRRDSIPAPRLSRFCHECGNKFPVETAKFCIECGVKRLVV, via the exons atgaAGAAGAGGACGATATCAAAATTGAAATCGATATTCGGCTCGAAGAAAG GCAAACGGCAACAAGAACAACAACAATCCTTAAAGTCTTCCCGCTCGCCGTCCCCGGATCTACACAGTCCGGCATCCACCGGCAGCGAATCGTTCCGGCCGATACAACGGACTCCAACCCCAACTCGCGTTGGGCCGCCGCCTTCCCCTCCAGTTCCTACGAACCCGATAGTTCCTGTCGCCCCCGAACCTTCTGGCCCTTTACCTCTGTCGCCATGTCCTGTTTGCGGAAGAACGTTCGTGCCTCAGTCGCTAGCGAAACACGTCAAAATATGCGAGAAGATGACCGTGAAAAAACGAAAAACCTTCGACTCCTCAAGACAACGACGTGAAg GCACGGACTTAGAACAATACTTGCCAAAGAATTTCGGTCTTCCAGAAAACAGTCCCTTCCTCGAGAAGAGTCCGCCGAACACTGCCAAAGCTGCGCCCAAACCTAAAAATCATTCTGTGAGAAGTGCTATTATGAAG CCCGCGGCCGACCTACAGAAGTGTCCGCACTGCAATCGCGCGTTCGGCCTGCGCGCGTTCGAGCGTCACGTGGAGTGGTGCGCGGACAAGGCGAAGATCTTGCCGGCGGCGCCCGGGCAGCCTCCCCCTCATATTGCTGATGCGAAGCAGAGGCTAAACGCACGCACGCAGTATAAAGCACCCCCAGTTCGTGGCAGACG atcctCACAAACACGTGAAAAATCATCCAACAGTCGGTCCGCATCAGTGGAATCGACGCGCGGTATCTCACCGCCTCGTGAGTACGGAGACTACAGGCACACTCGTACCAGAGCGtcag AATCCGTGTCCAGCAATGACTACCACGAAGAAAATATAACGCACGTTCCAGTTATTAGAAACTCAAGAATTGGTCAAAATAATTCATCAGGAGATGCAAATGTGAAAGCCAGACAAGCAAGACTTGCCAGAGACCTAAGCAGCTCCAG gCTTGATGATAATTACGATCCCTTCGTATCAGCAGCAAAACAGATGAAAGAACTCATGTCCTCTGATACTAATAttcccaaaaaaaataataatcccaAAGATTCCAACAGAACCCTGCCTAGTTTACGCCCTAAAGAAAAACTATCCACAAGTTACCGAACTGAAAATACTAAAATGATTAAAGACACTATAAACAAGACCTATCAAAAAACACCCACATTGCAACGAATGAAATCTTTTGGTAGCTCAAATAATGACAACAGTAGTCAGTCCTTTGGCGGTAGGTGTAGCTCGTTTAGATTAAACCGGAACGATAAGAAACCTAGTCAAAAACTTAATACGACTTTTACTAAATctagtaaagaaaatattagttCCACTGAAAAATCTTACTTGTGTCGTACCAGCAACTTAAACCGCTCTTTTTCGAGTTATTCAAATTCTAGTTATAGTACACCtaaattaaaagacaaaattCCCAAAATATCTCAATCCATGCATCACGGTTTTCAACGTAGCACCATAAAACAACCTCTAAagttagataaaataaacaaaaccgaTGAAAAGAAAGATTTTGTTAATCTCGACGCTATACTTTCTTCAGACAATACTTCAATGACTGACAGTAATTATATAGACCCGCGTCTTATTAATGAAAACGACAATTTGCcaataaatgttaatacaatattaaataacccTGACATAATAAGTAGTATGGAATCCTTGCTGACGACAGAAAATTTACCTGCAAAATTTGATTCGTTTAGCGCAGTCAAAAATAACGTAAAAgattcatgtaataaaattgacaaaaatgataattttaccaACAATAAAATGAATCCGCCATTATTAAGCGAATTTAATTCTCAATATGAAAAAATGATGTCATCTTTAGAACAAAGTATAGCTTCAAAAACTTCAATAAGAGACGATGATTCTCTTTGCGAAGACTTTGACTTGGAAGAATTTATGATTTCTTTCGATGAAGAAGTTCATAAACAAAAGATCGAAAATAAGCGCACATGTAGTTCAACTACTAGAATAGTCTCGAAATCCGATCTTTCAAATAATGTCAGTACCGAAACAAAAGTTGTAAACTCTCCCAAAGTAGTAAATAGTGGTAGAAATGGTTTGATTCCTGTTAACAAATCtaattctcttatttttagcAGTAACAATATAGTAAGTGATAAAATTTTCCCATCCTCTATTAAACGTTCCACCTCCCTCCTTGACTCCATTCAAAAGAAAACCGGAACTAAGTTAGATAATTCAAAAGGTCGTCACAAGACAGACCAACTTGAAGATGATCTGATGCAATCTTTAAAAGATTTTGACAATTTCTATGAGTCCGAAAGAATTGAAAATCAATCTTCGAATAAAGAGGTTGTCAATAACAATAAGATCATATATAATGATAAGTCAAAGAAAGAATTTCGTCGAAAAGTGGACCACAAACCTAACAAACATGAAACTAACCACAACGGAAACTACACACCAAATGGAAAATCAACCAATGATTCAGCATATAGCAGGTTAGTCAG cctAAATAGAATATCCCCGTCAAAGTTATCTTTGTGTAATGCAAAAGAGCAGAACGGAGTCACGTCTCTTGAACCTGTTGGTTCCGATTCAAACAGTAGCCACAAAGATGATGTCCGCTCAATCTCCAGTGAAGAATTTTTAGCAATGGAACGGTCAGCTGAGCTTGACGGGCCGATACCGCGTACAGAAACACACAAGGAACTAGAGACCCCTGCAATTAACG ataaaaaagttAGTTCCAGGGCGTCTTCTAGGCACAGTCCTACATGGAGACCACGGCACGAGACTCTGAGCTCCAGTGGATCTGAAACATCTCTGCACCGACAACGTAGAGACTCCATCCCC